One part of the Candidatus Diapherotrites archaeon genome encodes these proteins:
- a CDS encoding uracil-DNA glycosylase has product MDTLSSLAAEAHTCTRCPLSRSRTLAVPGEGPSNATILLIGEAPGRNEDLHGRPFVGAAGKKLEGLLAQAGLAREDVFITSVVKCRPPENRVPTFEEATTCKIKFLQPQIHLIRPALIGLMGRTAISHVLGEKIDLETMHGKVLERNGQRYMILYHPAAMIYNQNLKAVMEKDFRELTPHGGEKHAFR; this is encoded by the coding sequence GATACCCTTTCTTCCTTGGCCGCAGAGGCCCATACCTGCACCCGTTGCCCGCTGTCCCGCTCCCGCACCCTCGCGGTACCGGGAGAAGGGCCGTCGAACGCGACCATCCTTCTAATTGGAGAAGCCCCGGGGCGGAATGAAGACCTTCATGGGCGGCCTTTTGTGGGCGCGGCGGGAAAGAAGCTGGAGGGGCTCCTGGCTCAAGCGGGGTTGGCGCGGGAAGACGTATTCATTACTTCCGTCGTAAAATGCCGCCCCCCTGAAAACAGGGTGCCTACTTTTGAGGAGGCCACCACCTGCAAGATTAAATTCCTCCAACCCCAAATCCACCTCATTCGACCCGCGCTTATTGGCCTCATGGGACGGACGGCGATTTCCCACGTGTTGGGAGAGAAAATAGACCTGGAAACCATGCACGGGAAGGTACTGGAAAGGAATGGCCAGAGGTACATGATCCTCTACCATCCGGCCGCCATGATCTATAACCAGAACTTAAAGGCAGTCATGGAAAAGGATTTTAGGGAATTAACTCCTCATGGGGGGGAGAAACATGCCTTTCGTTAA
- a CDS encoding TspO/MBR family protein codes for MPKPFNGIRFILSIGVCQLAGIAGALFTTPAIPIWYAALEKPFFTPPSWVFGPAWGLLYLLMGISLYLVWQERGSKQKKVIPALKVFGLQLGLNLLWSISFFGLRSPALGFVVILLLGWAIWKTIRAFKPISARAAYLLYPYLLWVGFAALLNLAILFLNPVF; via the coding sequence ATGCCTAAACCATTCAATGGAATCCGATTTATCCTCTCAATAGGAGTTTGCCAGCTCGCAGGAATTGCGGGTGCACTGTTCACCACGCCCGCCATCCCAATATGGTACGCGGCATTGGAGAAACCCTTTTTCACCCCTCCATCCTGGGTGTTCGGGCCGGCGTGGGGCCTTTTGTACCTGCTGATGGGAATATCCCTCTATCTGGTTTGGCAGGAGCGGGGATCCAAGCAGAAGAAGGTCATTCCTGCCTTGAAGGTGTTCGGCCTCCAGTTGGGATTGAACTTGCTGTGGAGCATCTCCTTCTTCGGCCTCCGATCGCCTGCGCTGGGGTTCGTTGTCATCCTATTGCTGGGGTGGGCCATATGGAAAACCATCCGTGCGTTCAAACCCATTTCCGCCAGGGCCGCCTATCTGCTCTACCCCTACCTCCTCTGGGTCGGCTTCGCCGCGCTGCTCAATCTCGCTATTTTGTTTCTAAATCCAGTTTTTTAG
- a CDS encoding NAD(P)/FAD-dependent oxidoreductase — MKKKTSMVDVIVIGTGSAGSIIAFACRKAGKKVAIIDDRKVGGTCALRGCDPKKVLVGAADLIEWNYHMHAQKIIHPVPRINWNALMQFKRTFTDPVPLSLEKELAGAGIALFKGRAIFVDEQTIQVGGEILLKGKKIVIATGAVPNVPPIPGSNHFITSDEFLELEKLPKDITFIGGGYISFEFAHIAARAGSRVRIIHRSSHVLKEFDPDLVKMLVEYSNEIGIDILLDSTPTKIEKKKDTYYLTVKGKSKKTIKTDLVVIGSGRKPALEKLNLEKAHIKWDGKKLLLNAYLQSISNPRVFAAGDAASKGPPLSPVAGIDGNAVAYNMLKANKTKPNYAGVASVVFSIPPLAKVGLTVTEARKKGLHFHVKFKKTHEWYSSRRLNERCSGFKVLVEKETGKILGAHILGENAEELINIFALAIRLNLSMHQLKTTPFAYPSHGSNVHSMFP, encoded by the coding sequence ATGAAAAAAAAGACCTCAATGGTAGATGTGATTGTTATTGGCACGGGTTCGGCCGGTTCAATCATCGCGTTTGCATGTCGTAAAGCGGGAAAAAAAGTTGCCATAATCGATGATAGAAAAGTAGGTGGAACGTGCGCGTTACGCGGATGCGATCCAAAAAAAGTACTAGTTGGTGCGGCTGATTTGATCGAGTGGAATTACCATATGCATGCTCAAAAAATTATTCATCCAGTTCCAAGAATAAATTGGAATGCGTTAATGCAGTTCAAACGAACCTTTACGGATCCCGTTCCTCTTTCGCTTGAAAAAGAATTAGCGGGTGCGGGCATTGCCTTATTCAAGGGACGCGCCATTTTCGTGGATGAACAAACCATTCAAGTAGGGGGAGAAATCCTCCTCAAGGGGAAAAAAATAGTGATTGCCACAGGGGCCGTTCCAAATGTCCCCCCCATTCCGGGTTCGAACCATTTCATTACGAGCGACGAATTTTTGGAATTAGAAAAACTTCCAAAGGACATTACATTCATCGGCGGAGGATACATTTCATTCGAGTTTGCGCACATCGCCGCTCGCGCCGGTTCACGCGTGCGGATTATTCACCGAAGCTCCCACGTATTGAAGGAATTTGATCCCGATTTGGTCAAAATGTTGGTTGAATATTCCAACGAAATAGGAATCGATATTCTGCTGGATTCAACCCCCACTAAAATTGAAAAGAAAAAAGATACCTATTACTTGACGGTTAAGGGGAAGTCCAAAAAAACCATTAAAACAGATTTAGTAGTGATTGGCTCAGGAAGAAAACCGGCGTTGGAAAAACTAAACCTGGAGAAAGCACATATTAAGTGGGATGGAAAAAAACTGTTACTGAATGCATACCTGCAAAGTATTTCCAATCCGCGCGTATTTGCAGCCGGCGATGCAGCGTCGAAAGGTCCACCCCTCTCTCCTGTGGCGGGGATCGATGGAAATGCGGTCGCCTACAACATGCTTAAGGCAAACAAAACAAAGCCCAATTATGCAGGAGTAGCATCCGTCGTTTTTTCCATTCCTCCGTTAGCCAAAGTGGGTTTAACGGTGACAGAAGCCCGAAAAAAGGGATTGCATTTCCATGTTAAATTCAAGAAAACCCACGAATGGTATTCGTCGCGACGCCTTAATGAAAGATGCTCCGGATTCAAAGTACTTGTAGAAAAAGAAACGGGAAAAATTCTTGGTGCCCATATTTTGGGGGAAAATGCGGAAGAACTAATCAATATCTTCGCACTCGCCATTCGATTAAACCTTTCCATGCATCAATTGAAAACGACTCCATTTGCTTACCCTTCTCATGGTTCAAATGTCCATTCCATGTTCCCTTAA
- a CDS encoding amidohydrolase family protein — protein MIPKPLILLVVLMLGCIQPEIPVEENTVPATPPALQNELMGNETNEEETEMVSPDEIYWKERVEAAFAPVECPSPPLIDYPDSYYQGPLIDNHIHISSIFDGGPGSEPEKTDHPALGVTSHITDYMCTLRYDGSMQALTFFPVWDPIADQYLDIAKRTMKEYPDLFIPFIMPPDDDGNPNGFPTVDAKKLDEFLSRHPGLFRGYGEIGLYARPGGAPALFPNSPRLKEIYPIVRKHNLVVYFHLGEGQQEAFEEILSENPDITFIFHGDQLISYQQDGTQYLSAIEEILENHSNVYYEVDELWGDVWLLKPGASKEDFLAHFEDYGPLLEKDVATWKPFIERFPDQVLWGSDRGVSTLWDLDRDVAFQLQDYVRAFIGKLDPSVQEKYAYKNSERIFAKK, from the coding sequence ATGATTCCTAAACCATTGATTCTGCTCGTCGTTTTGATGCTTGGGTGTATTCAGCCTGAGATTCCAGTAGAAGAAAACACCGTTCCCGCTACCCCTCCCGCACTTCAAAATGAGCTAATGGGAAATGAAACCAATGAGGAAGAAACAGAAATGGTTTCCCCCGATGAGATTTATTGGAAAGAGCGCGTGGAAGCAGCATTTGCTCCAGTAGAGTGTCCATCCCCTCCCCTAATAGATTATCCTGATTCCTATTACCAAGGTCCGCTCATCGATAATCACATTCACATTTCGTCTATTTTTGATGGAGGGCCTGGAAGCGAGCCCGAAAAAACTGATCATCCCGCATTAGGCGTCACTTCCCATATTACGGATTATATGTGTACCCTTCGCTACGATGGATCAATGCAAGCATTGACCTTTTTTCCAGTGTGGGATCCCATTGCCGATCAGTATTTGGATATTGCCAAGCGCACAATGAAAGAGTATCCCGATCTTTTTATCCCCTTTATTATGCCACCGGATGATGACGGGAATCCAAATGGTTTTCCCACCGTGGATGCGAAAAAGTTGGATGAATTTTTGAGCAGGCATCCGGGTTTATTTCGCGGCTATGGGGAAATAGGATTGTATGCGCGACCAGGAGGTGCTCCCGCACTTTTCCCGAATAGCCCGCGATTGAAGGAAATCTATCCCATTGTGCGAAAGCATAATCTTGTCGTGTACTTCCATTTAGGGGAAGGCCAGCAAGAGGCTTTTGAAGAAATTCTCTCGGAAAACCCGGATATTACCTTCATTTTTCACGGCGACCAACTCATTTCCTACCAGCAGGATGGAACGCAGTATTTGAGCGCAATTGAGGAAATCTTGGAAAACCATTCCAATGTGTATTATGAGGTGGATGAATTGTGGGGGGACGTTTGGTTATTGAAACCCGGCGCGTCCAAAGAGGATTTTCTAGCGCATTTTGAGGATTATGGGCCTTTGCTCGAAAAGGATGTGGCAACCTGGAAGCCCTTTATTGAACGTTTTCCCGACCAGGTTCTCTGGGGAAGCGATCGTGGAGTTTCTACATTGTGGGATTTGGATCGCGACGTGGCGTTCCAATTGCAGGATTACGTGCGCGCATTCATTGGAAAACTCGATCCGTCTGTGCAGGAAAAGTATGCCTACAAAAATTCAGAACGAATATTTGCAAAAAAATGA
- a CDS encoding peptidylprolyl isomerase, translating into MPNPIISFETTLGRFRAELFQDKAPRTSQNFLDLVTKGFYDGLIFHRVIAGFMLQGGDPTGNGTGGPGYTIPDEFGEGLKHNAPGILSMANAGPNTGGSQFFVTLVPTPWLDGKHAIFGKVIEGMEVVQAIGKTPTGRNDAPLEPVIMKKVMLDR; encoded by the coding sequence ATGCCCAATCCCATCATCTCATTTGAAACCACTCTTGGCCGATTTAGGGCCGAACTATTCCAGGATAAAGCCCCCCGGACGAGCCAAAATTTCCTCGACCTGGTCACTAAAGGATTCTATGACGGGTTGATTTTTCACCGGGTGATTGCGGGCTTCATGCTGCAGGGAGGCGACCCCACTGGTAATGGAACGGGGGGCCCGGGGTATACTATCCCGGACGAATTTGGAGAAGGATTGAAACACAACGCCCCCGGGATTCTTTCGATGGCGAACGCGGGACCTAACACAGGAGGCAGCCAGTTTTTCGTGACTCTTGTTCCCACTCCCTGGCTGGATGGAAAGCACGCCATCTTTGGAAAGGTCATCGAGGGGATGGAGGTGGTGCAGGCCATTGGGAAAACCCCCACTGGAAGGAATGACGCGCCATTGGAACCCGTGATCATGAAGAAGGTAATGCTCGATAGATAG
- a CDS encoding NAD(P)H-dependent oxidoreductase: MRRPLKYFPCKMPAFRGTLRVLILNGSLKHGSEKSNTQALVEIVLRFMRTHAKIKVESIRLSDRHIEVGLGFKESEQDKWPEIAKKIRGSDIILFATPIWWGNRSSLMQRVIERLDAFDEERMKEGRSSLYNKVAGIVITGSEDGAQQTMGSLMEVLSWMGFTLPPECAAYWVGEVGQNPANDKKKMLKNAAAKYMAKTLARNMAYYAKLLKVYPLEPRK, from the coding sequence ATGCGCCGTCCCTTGAAATATTTTCCCTGCAAAATGCCGGCTTTCCGCGGGACCCTCCGGGTTTTGATACTGAATGGTTCACTAAAGCACGGATCCGAAAAATCCAATACGCAGGCATTAGTGGAAATCGTATTGCGGTTCATGCGCACCCACGCAAAAATCAAAGTGGAAAGCATTCGGCTTTCCGATCGCCATATTGAAGTAGGATTGGGTTTCAAAGAAAGCGAGCAGGATAAATGGCCTGAGATAGCCAAAAAGATTCGCGGAAGCGACATCATCCTTTTTGCCACCCCCATTTGGTGGGGCAACCGTTCCAGTTTAATGCAGCGGGTGATTGAGCGGTTAGATGCGTTTGACGAGGAACGTATGAAGGAAGGGCGGTCTTCCTTGTACAATAAAGTCGCCGGCATCGTAATCACCGGCAGCGAGGACGGGGCGCAGCAAACCATGGGGAGCCTCATGGAAGTGCTGAGCTGGATGGGCTTTACTTTACCCCCCGAATGCGCGGCCTATTGGGTGGGGGAAGTGGGTCAGAATCCAGCGAATGACAAGAAAAAAATGCTCAAGAATGCCGCGGCCAAATACATGGCCAAAACACTCGCACGGAATATGGCATACTATGCTAAATTGTTGAAAGTATATCCGTTGGAACCCCGGAAATGA
- a CDS encoding VOC family protein, translating into MIQVNAYLNFAGNTEDAFRFYQSVFGGELTPVVRFKDMPMEGVTISKEDENKVMHVGLSIGQGHMLMATDVLESLGQKLIKGNNIHLSIHPDSKEEADRLFHALSQGGKIEMPIADQPWGDYYGSLQDQFSIQWLVNYRYPKPQ; encoded by the coding sequence ATGATTCAAGTAAACGCGTATCTCAATTTTGCGGGGAATACGGAAGACGCCTTCCGTTTCTACCAATCCGTTTTTGGGGGGGAATTAACCCCTGTTGTGCGATTCAAGGATATGCCCATGGAGGGAGTGACTATTTCAAAAGAGGATGAAAACAAGGTGATGCATGTGGGACTGTCTATTGGACAAGGTCACATGCTGATGGCCACCGATGTCTTGGAATCCCTAGGACAGAAATTAATCAAAGGAAATAACATTCACCTTTCCATTCATCCTGACAGTAAAGAAGAAGCTGACCGCCTATTCCATGCGCTCTCCCAAGGCGGAAAGATAGAAATGCCCATCGCCGACCAACCCTGGGGGGATTATTATGGGTCGCTCCAGGATCAATTCAGCATTCAGTGGTTGGTGAATTATCGCTATCCCAAACCCCAATAG
- a CDS encoding VOC family protein has protein sequence MSNIAPHLWFDKEAKEAAEFYTSVFPDSKIIYVTQIHDTPSGDCDIVSYSIAGLDFMAISAGPLFKINPSISFFVNFDPSNDPHARKNLDALWEKLTPGGTILMPLQKYPFSEWYGWVQDKYGVSWQLILTHPEGESRTALVPSLLFTKDHAGQAEEAIDFYVSVFKDARRGQTARYPAGAEYDKEGTIMFADFMLENQWFAAMDSAYPHAFGFNEGVSLIVECETQGEIDYYWDKLSAVPEAEQCGWLKDKFGVSWQIVPKAMNEMMQTNDPEKKKRVTQAFLKMKKFDIGGLKKAYDGNP, from the coding sequence ATGTCAAATATCGCCCCCCACCTATGGTTTGACAAAGAAGCAAAAGAGGCCGCGGAATTTTATACTTCTGTGTTTCCCGACTCGAAAATCATATATGTGACGCAAATTCATGACACGCCCTCCGGGGACTGCGATATCGTTTCATATTCCATTGCGGGACTTGATTTCATGGCAATCAGTGCGGGCCCCCTGTTCAAAATTAACCCTTCCATTTCGTTTTTTGTAAATTTTGATCCATCTAATGACCCGCATGCGCGGAAAAATTTGGATGCACTGTGGGAAAAATTGACGCCGGGGGGAACAATACTCATGCCCTTGCAGAAATACCCCTTCAGCGAGTGGTACGGGTGGGTGCAGGATAAGTACGGCGTGTCCTGGCAACTTATTTTGACCCATCCGGAAGGGGAATCGCGGACGGCTCTCGTACCCTCGCTGCTATTCACCAAGGACCATGCGGGCCAGGCCGAGGAAGCCATCGACTTCTACGTGAGCGTTTTCAAGGATGCCCGACGCGGTCAAACCGCCCGTTATCCGGCAGGGGCCGAATACGACAAAGAAGGGACCATTATGTTTGCCGATTTTATGCTCGAAAACCAATGGTTCGCCGCCATGGACAGCGCTTATCCCCATGCCTTTGGGTTTAACGAGGGAGTCTCCCTCATCGTCGAATGCGAGACGCAGGGGGAGATCGACTATTACTGGGATAAGCTCTCGGCGGTACCTGAAGCCGAACAATGCGGATGGTTGAAAGACAAATTCGGGGTTTCCTGGCAAATTGTTCCGAAGGCGATGAATGAAATGATGCAAACAAATGATCCTGAGAAAAAGAAACGGGTCACGCAGGCATTTCTAAAAATGAAGAAATTCGATATTGGGGGGTTGAAAAAAGCCTATGATGGGAACCCCTGA
- a CDS encoding multicopper oxidase family protein, with the protein MNLSLVLLGVVVIASLAGCVENNTPFASVLPTTKESLVINLPDNETFTLTASPVRWTLEGISQNGYAYNESIPGPFLKVKQGSHAKINFVNQLPEPTTVHWHGIRVANKDDGVPGSTQKEVASGKTYQYDLIFPDAGLYWYHPHVREDRQQDLGMYGLIWVEPQNPLPVMKEFTWALDDIQLSKNKIQVSGDKTLFALMGRYGNQLLVNGQSDARVQTQTGEWVRFLLVNVSNARPMRFAIDEQTLYVRAMDGGFLPEPVETDAVILAPSERAIVEVQFSQPGVYEVLNQTPIGKAVFGTIEVGSSSIALSDIPEWVPDSADLPPIEKLEMLKGIEPDWEYDIALDWPSMESMMGGGHTMHGGTSSDGVEWEDSMFMMNAGTSSEDVTWILRDPVTGNENMDIMQTASMDSWKVIRLKNLKDSMHPMQHPIHLHGQRFVVLTIDGKPVENASWKDTVLIPSGSTIDIAVEFSNPGEWMLHCHTAEHLESGMMTNIHVE; encoded by the coding sequence ATGAATCTTTCACTCGTCCTTCTTGGAGTTGTTGTTATAGCATCGCTCGCCGGTTGTGTAGAAAACAATACTCCCTTTGCAAGCGTTCTGCCGACTACGAAAGAATCCCTCGTCATTAATTTACCTGATAATGAAACATTCACATTAACCGCCTCACCCGTGCGATGGACGCTCGAAGGGATTTCACAAAATGGATACGCGTATAACGAAAGCATTCCAGGTCCCTTCCTTAAAGTCAAGCAGGGTTCGCACGCCAAAATAAATTTTGTTAATCAATTGCCCGAACCTACTACCGTACACTGGCACGGAATTCGCGTGGCCAACAAAGATGATGGTGTCCCGGGCAGTACTCAGAAGGAGGTGGCATCGGGAAAGACATATCAATATGATTTGATCTTTCCCGACGCTGGATTATATTGGTACCATCCTCATGTCCGAGAGGACCGGCAGCAGGACTTGGGAATGTATGGACTCATCTGGGTCGAACCTCAAAATCCATTGCCAGTCATGAAAGAATTTACGTGGGCGTTGGATGATATACAACTTTCAAAAAATAAAATCCAAGTTTCAGGAGACAAAACGTTGTTCGCACTCATGGGACGGTACGGGAATCAGCTCTTGGTAAACGGTCAATCGGATGCACGTGTACAAACTCAAACGGGCGAGTGGGTTCGGTTCTTGCTCGTAAATGTCTCAAATGCACGTCCCATGCGCTTTGCCATTGATGAACAAACGTTATATGTGCGGGCAATGGATGGAGGTTTTTTGCCCGAGCCAGTTGAAACAGATGCAGTTATCTTAGCCCCCTCCGAACGTGCCATCGTGGAGGTTCAATTTTCACAACCCGGGGTGTATGAAGTGCTGAATCAAACGCCCATCGGAAAAGCAGTTTTTGGAACGATAGAAGTAGGCTCATCATCCATTGCATTATCGGATATACCGGAATGGGTGCCAGATTCCGCTGATTTACCCCCCATAGAGAAACTTGAAATGTTGAAGGGAATCGAACCGGATTGGGAATATGACATTGCGCTTGATTGGCCGTCTATGGAATCCATGATGGGGGGTGGACATACGATGCATGGGGGGACAAGCAGCGATGGAGTGGAATGGGAAGATTCTATGTTCATGATGAACGCTGGCACTTCCAGCGAGGATGTCACGTGGATTCTCCGTGACCCCGTGACTGGAAATGAAAATATGGACATTATGCAGACCGCTTCAATGGATTCATGGAAGGTCATTCGACTAAAGAATTTGAAAGACAGTATGCACCCCATGCAACACCCTATTCATTTACACGGACAACGATTTGTTGTGTTAACCATTGATGGAAAACCTGTAGAAAATGCCTCCTGGAAAGACACCGTGCTCATTCCATCGGGCAGCACAATCGATATTGCGGTGGAGTTCTCAAATCCAGGCGAATGGATGCTTCATTGTCATACTGCAGAACACTTGGAATCTGGAATGATGACGAATATCCATGTTGAATGA
- the thpR gene encoding RNA 2',3'-cyclic phosphodiesterase — MHSLLRGKKPRALGVTSKLGRTRFKSEKGRLFPRRIAHSSHSNVRRVFFAVRLTPAQQKQVQRHWLNRLSGKRNIKIQHPEKLHITLHFVGNMTPSELNKLIERFQKTILPSAAMIQIGGKKPVGTFQSPNILFARVRDPNSFLKELNKWLYELWPQKRFDYTPHVTLAKEMDSDQLRDLSEKVNRSSLRFDYVPKEIVLVEKYTKNGQSKHRVISRKRF; from the coding sequence ATGCATTCTTTGTTAAGGGGAAAAAAGCCGCGTGCGTTAGGTGTCACATCGAAATTAGGGCGTACACGTTTCAAGTCGGAAAAAGGGCGTTTATTTCCGAGGAGAATAGCACACTCCTCCCATTCTAATGTGCGTCGTGTATTCTTTGCAGTTCGATTAACGCCTGCACAACAAAAACAAGTTCAACGACATTGGCTTAATCGTCTTTCTGGAAAGAGGAATATTAAAATACAACACCCTGAAAAACTGCATATCACGCTACACTTTGTTGGGAATATGACACCAAGTGAACTGAACAAACTAATTGAACGATTTCAAAAAACAATACTTCCATCTGCTGCCATGATTCAAATTGGTGGAAAAAAGCCAGTTGGAACATTTCAGTCTCCGAATATCTTATTTGCCCGTGTACGCGATCCAAACAGCTTTTTGAAAGAATTAAATAAATGGTTATATGAATTATGGCCCCAAAAAAGGTTTGATTATACACCTCATGTCACGCTTGCTAAAGAGATGGATAGCGATCAACTCCGCGATTTGAGTGAAAAAGTCAATCGAAGTTCTCTTCGCTTTGACTATGTCCCAAAAGAAATAGTCCTGGTTGAAAAATACACTAAAAATGGGCAATCAAAACATCGTGTGATCTCCCGGAAACGATTTTAA
- a CDS encoding methyltransferase domain-containing protein — protein sequence MPVYRSSKPKGKPVPLRVIRVERVASQKGKRIYSRSPFDYTFDHSSLRIVAGELRFDIAGWLRHRMKKSSRLNVLDWGCGAGLAMGELQREFGPHIQMIGYSKHSYPEWRREEGVIFIHGVDMDLFRYTKRAHLRFDLIYSNMGTIYLMKDPLPKLVSPTSPGFETAYTYVEKLATLLKPGGIIVLGTHDRIIVNDEIGLDVQWEKVYTRLKREHPEWHVKKNKVSFTVQLPDPHV from the coding sequence ATGCCCGTTTATCGCTCTAGCAAACCAAAAGGAAAACCCGTGCCCCTTCGTGTGATTCGGGTGGAACGAGTGGCCTCTCAGAAGGGAAAACGAATCTATTCTCGTTCTCCTTTTGATTATACGTTTGATCACTCCTCCTTGCGCATTGTGGCGGGGGAATTGCGCTTTGATATTGCTGGATGGCTGCGGCATCGAATGAAAAAATCGTCCCGTCTGAACGTACTGGATTGGGGGTGCGGTGCAGGATTGGCTATGGGTGAATTGCAACGGGAGTTTGGTCCACACATTCAGATGATAGGGTACTCCAAACACTCATACCCCGAATGGAGAAGGGAAGAGGGGGTAATATTCATTCACGGGGTGGACATGGATTTATTTCGTTATACCAAACGCGCTCATCTCCGGTTTGATTTAATTTATTCAAACATGGGAACAATATACCTGATGAAGGACCCTTTACCTAAATTAGTTTCACCTACGTCGCCAGGGTTCGAAACCGCGTATACATATGTCGAAAAACTTGCCACGCTACTCAAGCCAGGGGGTATAATTGTTTTGGGAACGCACGATCGAATTATTGTGAATGATGAAATTGGTCTAGATGTTCAATGGGAAAAAGTATATACTCGGCTCAAACGGGAGCATCCTGAGTGGCACGTGAAGAAGAATAAGGTCAGCTTCACTGTGCAACTTCCGGACCCTCACGTATGA
- a CDS encoding ribose-5-phosphate isomerase A, translating to MLSEDHVDAFLAKYVKDGKVIAIGTNQLGDLFLKKLGLLCEQNHWEIPLIPTSTSQVHTAQQFHLPLTTLNEREVDIAFEFVSQADSDYNFTKRITYSLVRDKMIAQSAGEMIAILPSQEMYDKIHGDVPFEISTFGWKRTLLLLEQIGRVDYSKYEKEPPLSESGHYLVEATIDDKLTLEEIDSQSRLIPGVLETGLFLGMADRLVLVGETEIRVKSRLTFE from the coding sequence ATGCTCTCGGAAGATCACGTGGACGCGTTCCTGGCCAAATACGTCAAGGACGGGAAGGTCATCGCCATAGGCACCAACCAATTGGGAGACCTCTTCCTCAAGAAGCTGGGTCTGCTCTGCGAGCAGAACCACTGGGAAATCCCCCTCATTCCCACGTCCACGAGCCAGGTGCACACGGCCCAACAATTCCATCTGCCTTTAACCACGCTCAATGAGCGGGAGGTGGATATCGCCTTCGAATTCGTCTCTCAGGCGGATTCGGACTACAATTTCACCAAACGCATCACCTACTCCCTGGTTCGAGACAAGATGATCGCCCAATCCGCGGGAGAGATGATCGCCATCCTCCCGAGCCAGGAGATGTATGACAAAATCCACGGGGACGTGCCCTTCGAGATCAGCACCTTCGGGTGGAAACGCACCCTGCTCCTGCTCGAGCAAATCGGACGAGTGGATTATTCAAAATACGAGAAAGAACCCCCCCTCTCGGAGTCCGGCCACTATCTGGTAGAAGCCACGATCGACGACAAACTGACTTTAGAGGAAATTGATTCCCAATCCCGTCTCATCCCGGGCGTACTCGAAACCGGCCTCTTCCTCGGAATGGCCGATCGACTTGTATTAGTGGGGGAAACTGAAATAAGGGTGAAAAGCCGGCTGACGTTTGAGTGA
- a CDS encoding YbhB/YbcL family Raf kinase inhibitor-like protein, with amino-acid sequence MKLLSPAFAHGEKIPQKYTCDGENISPPLTITGVPGHARSLVLLMDDPDIPESVRMTKKITSWDHWVVIDIPTSTASIPEGTNPEGVVGRNTQGENAYTGPCPSDREHRYVFRLYALDRKLDLWEGVSKKEVEDAMVGRILQDAQLIGRYDRKR; translated from the coding sequence ATGAAACTCCTATCCCCCGCATTCGCGCATGGAGAAAAAATTCCCCAAAAGTACACCTGTGACGGGGAAAACATATCCCCACCCCTCACCATCACCGGAGTGCCCGGGCATGCCCGCTCGCTCGTCCTGCTCATGGACGACCCGGACATCCCGGAATCAGTGCGGATGACCAAAAAAATCACCTCCTGGGACCATTGGGTGGTAATAGATATTCCCACCTCCACGGCTTCTATCCCAGAAGGAACGAATCCCGAAGGAGTGGTGGGGCGGAACACGCAGGGGGAGAATGCCTACACCGGCCCCTGCCCCTCGGATAGGGAACACCGGTATGTCTTCCGGCTCTATGCCCTGGACCGGAAATTGGATTTATGGGAAGGGGTCTCCAAGAAAGAAGTCGAGGATGCCATGGTGGGCCGCATCCTCCAGGACGCTCAACTCATTGGGCGCTATGACCGAAAGCGGTGA